Part of the Actinomycetota bacterium genome, AGAAGCTGCAACGCTCCGCGCACCGCTCGGTGAAAGAGCTCGCCACCGACATCCTCGGCTGGATCCAGGTCTGGAACGACGACCCCAAACCGTTCGTGTGGACCAAGACCAGCGAAGAGATCCTGGGGTCGATCGGCCGCTACTGCGGCGACATACTCCAAGCAACCGGCACCGAACAATAATGCAGCGCTTCAATCGGACAGGACACTAGGTGTTCCCACGGTCGGAACCTTCCGGCAACGTCGCCGTGGCAACGTCGCCGCCACCGGAAGGAGGCAGCGGTGACCGAACTGCTGGACGGGCTACGAGCACGGCTCCTGGACAACGCGTTCCTGTTCGACGACCCGGCGGCGTACCGGGCCGGGGTGATGGACGCCTTCGACGCGCTGGCTTCGCAGCCGACGTCGCACGTCCCTGCGAGACGGCGACCGCGCTCGGACGCCACGGCACACGAAGGCGTCACGGCACCCGCCGGAGGCACCAACCGGTAGTCGACGTCAGCCGAAGCGGCCGGTGATGTAGGCCTCGGTGCGCTCGTCTGACGCCTGGGTGAAGATCGTCTCTGTGCGGTCGTACTCGACCATCATCCCGGTGCGCTCGTCACGCGCCTCATCGACCTCGAGCGTGAAGAACGCCGTGCGATCCGACACCCGCGCCGCCTGGTGCATGTTGTGCGTGACGACCACGATGGTGTACTGCTCGCGCAGTTCGCGCATCAGGTCTTCGATCTTCAGCGTGGCGACCGGGTCGAGGGAGGAGGCGGGTTCG contains:
- a CDS encoding IS630 family transposase; the protein is KLQRSAHRSVKELATDILGWIQVWNDDPKPFVWTKTSEEILGSIGRYCGDILQATGTEQ